In Candidatus Electrothrix scaldis, the genomic window GACTCTGGCCCAATGGCGGCAGCTCGGTTTTACCCGGCCCAACGGGAGGGCTTTTCCTGAACCCAGCACCAAGGCGGAGTTGAAAATGCTGGTAGGTGATCGTGGTCCCGGTTTTCTGGTCCAGCGCAATTTTTTTATCATCAAACGCTATAATGCCTCGGATTTCTATGCCCTGGCCGTGAGCCTGCTTGCTGATCGGCTGGCTGGGAAAGAGGGGATGGTGCAGCTTTGGCCCAGACCGGCTAATGCCCTTTTTGCCGAAGAAAAATTCCAGTTGCAGGAATTATTGCACGCCAAGGGCTTCTATGATGGGGCCATTGATGGTGATCTCGGAGCAGGAACCCGTAAGGGGATTAAGGCCTTTCAGAGCTCGGTGGGGATGACTCCTGATGGGGAGCCCACCCGTGTGGTGTTGGAGGCTTTGAGGAAGCAGTAGGATGTCCGCAGGTTGGTTTCAGATGCTTATCATATTAATCACTAAGCGGATAAGCAGGTCTTTTTGCTCCGGTGCGCTGGAGGCGATAAGCAGAGTCAGGGCCACCAAAGCCTGATCGTCAGGGAGCGATTGATGCTGATTGCTCTGCAGGAACAGGAGAAAAAGAAAGGAGCCGATTCGTTTGTTGCCGTCCGTGAAGGGATGATCCTTGATGACAAAATAGAGCAGGTGGGCTGCTTTTTCCTCTATGCTGGGATAGAGATCCTGTCCGGCAAAGCTCTGGTCCACAGCTCCGAGAATTCCGTCCAGGCCGTGTCCGCGCTCCTGACCGAAGATTTCAGTGGCCTCACCTCGTTCCAGTAAATCCAGGCGCAGGGAGGCGATAGCTTCCCGCACTTCTCCAATCTCAGGCACCCTGCCGGTTCTTTTTCCGGCTTTGGGAAGAGGCAAGGAATCCTCATCATACTGCCAGAGCAGTTGCCAGGTGCGGGCATAGTCCCTGACCAGCGTCAGCACAGTTCTGCCGTCATCACTGAGCAGATTGTGGTTTTCCAAGGTGTTGCTCAATAAATCCAAGACCTGCCTGATTTCCGTAGTACCTTTTTCCGCCAGCCGTTGCTGATGCAAGGAGTAGCCCTGAACCAAATGCTGTTTGAGCACGGTGGTCGCCCAGATGCGGAATTGGGTGCCGCGCTTGGATTTCACCCGGTATCCCACCGAGATGATGACATCAAGGTTGTAGTGAGCCACCTGGTAGGTTTTTCCGTCTGCGGCAGTATGTGCAAATTTTGCACATACTCGTTCTTTATCCAGTTCGCCTTCTTTAAACACATTGTTAATGTGTTTGGTCAGGACAGACCTTTCCCGGCCAAACAGCTCTTGCATCTGCGCCTGTGTCAACCAAACTGTCTCATCCTTCAATTGTACATCGATTCCGGTTTGACCATCCTCGGTCTGGTATAAAATAACTTCGCCTTGTGGAATTGGCATTATTTGATCCTTGTTGTTTCGTACAGCGATGGGCTACGGAAGCTGTATTTTTTTCTTCAGCCCCGCCGGTTATACCGACAACAGGGCGACCGCCGGTCGCCCTTGATGTTCCGATCATCTGGGTATAATGGGCGAGCACCGCTCGCCCCTACACGGGAATTATTCTCCTTCCACCCCGAGCATCTGTTCCAGCTTTGTTAGCAGAGCGGTGAACAGTTTGTAATTTGCCGGTACTGGTCGTCATCACGGGTCAGGACAATGTTTCCCTGGTGAACAGCCTTCTGGTTTTACACATTTTGTACGGGACTCTCCTGACATATCGTAGCAACATTCTTCTCTTGTGCGGAACGATGTTGCCCCTGTTTCGTACCGTTCTGCACGTCCTCAGAATCATTCAGAGGTGGGGGGTAATGACAAGGAACAATGTTGTTGTCATTATTCGGTAGTGTTTTGTCATGATTCGATACAATTTCATCATCATTGACAAGGGGATGATCATGCGTCCCTTGTGACGGAACATAATCCCCTTGGGGATAACCCTTCGCCCCCTGTGACGCAGGAT contains:
- a CDS encoding virulence protein RhuM/Fic/DOC family protein; translation: MPIPQGEVILYQTEDGQTGIDVQLKDETVWLTQAQMQELFGRERSVLTKHINNVFKEGELDKERVCAKFAHTAADGKTYQVAHYNLDVIISVGYRVKSKRGTQFRIWATTVLKQHLVQGYSLHQQRLAEKGTTEIRQVLDLLSNTLENHNLLSDDGRTVLTLVRDYARTWQLLWQYDEDSLPLPKAGKRTGRVPEIGEVREAIASLRLDLLERGEATEIFGQERGHGLDGILGAVDQSFAGQDLYPSIEEKAAHLLYFVIKDHPFTDGNKRIGSFLFLLFLQSNQHQSLPDDQALVALTLLIASSAPEQKDLLIRLVINMISI